A portion of the Lolium rigidum isolate FL_2022 chromosome 1, APGP_CSIRO_Lrig_0.1, whole genome shotgun sequence genome contains these proteins:
- the LOC124656269 gene encoding non-specific lipid-transfer protein-like, with protein sequence MSKSSSFAQASGLAVLLLLALGLQQLEADMSTSCSGVLSGVSPCLGFLEGEEDYPSADCCNGMSSLVAAAATADNRQEACECLKSAAAEGSAESTAARDLPADCGISLPFTISADVDCSQ encoded by the coding sequence ATGAGCAAGAGCTCGAGCTTTGCGCAGGCAAGCGgcctcgccgtcctcctcctgctgGCCCTCGGGCTCCAGCAGCTCGAGGCGGACATGTCAACGTCGTGCTCCGGCGTGCTCTCCGGCGTGTcgccgtgcctcggcttcctggAGGGCGAGGAGGACTACCCCTCCGCCGACTGCTGCAACGGCATGTCCAGCCTCGTGGCGGCCGCGGCCACCGCGGACAACCGGCAGGAAGCGTGCGAGTGCCTCAAGTCGGCCGCGGCAGAGGGCAGCGCCGAGTCCACAGCCGCGCGGGACTTGCCGGCCGACTGCGGCATCTCGCTGCCGTTCACCATCTCCGCCGACGTCGACTGCTCCCAGTGA